One stretch of Chitinophaga pendula DNA includes these proteins:
- a CDS encoding PDZ domain-containing protein: protein MLGVNYAVENGHYRFKKIYSTPVLDANTPSPLVQPGIQIPEGYYLLAVNGTPLNEHINLYSLFQNTAGKQGY from the coding sequence ATGCTCGGAGTAAACTATGCCGTGGAAAATGGACATTACCGCTTTAAAAAGATCTATTCAACTCCTGTCTTGGATGCAAATACGCCCTCACCACTGGTACAACCAGGAATACAGATACCTGAAGGCTACTACCTGCTGGCAGTAAATGGTACCCCCTTAAATGAACACATTAACCTGTATAGCCTGTTCCAAAATACCGCCGGCAAACAAGGATATTAG
- a CDS encoding DeoR/GlpR family DNA-binding transcription regulator: MLKEERLDYILRKLKEDQKVLHAELSDALQVSEDTVRRDLDVLAQNGLLIKVRGGAIPHSPNPFSFKERIQLHEDDKKTIAAKALSFLHDGQTIILDGGTSTYTLVKLFPPHLKLTVVTNNVPIAMQLIDHPSTEVILTGGRIFKNSQVTAGMDSIRMLQKVRADICFLGICSLHTEVGVTGPDMEEAEVKSTMVQAANRVIALSTTDKVGTAEPYRVCDITALDTIITDRPQEAILQPYINMGIKVI, translated from the coding sequence TTGAAAGAGGACCAGAAGGTGTTGCATGCGGAATTGAGCGATGCTTTACAGGTATCGGAGGATACGGTCCGGAGGGATCTGGATGTGCTGGCGCAGAATGGGCTGTTAATAAAGGTGAGGGGAGGGGCGATCCCACATTCTCCTAACCCGTTTTCTTTTAAGGAGCGTATACAATTACATGAAGATGATAAAAAGACGATTGCTGCGAAGGCCTTGTCTTTTTTGCATGATGGGCAGACGATCATATTGGACGGGGGGACATCGACCTATACATTGGTCAAGTTGTTTCCGCCGCATTTGAAGCTGACGGTGGTGACTAACAATGTGCCTATTGCGATGCAGCTGATCGATCATCCGAGTACGGAGGTGATATTGACGGGAGGGCGCATATTTAAGAATTCGCAGGTGACGGCGGGTATGGATTCCATCCGGATGTTGCAGAAAGTGCGGGCGGATATTTGTTTTCTGGGGATCTGCAGTTTGCATACGGAGGTAGGGGTGACGGGGCCTGATATGGAGGAGGCGGAGGTGAAGTCGACGATGGTGCAGGCGGCCAACCGGGTGATTGCTTTGTCTACGACGGATAAGGTAGGTACTGCGGAGCCGTACCGGGTGTGTGATATTACGGCATTGGATACTATTATTACAGATAGGCCACAGGAAGCGATATTACAGCCTTACATCAATATGGGCATCAAGGTGATATGA
- the carB gene encoding carbamoyl-phosphate synthase large subunit, with amino-acid sequence MPKDSSIKSVLIIGSGPIIIGQACEFDYSGSQAARSLREEGIKVILINSNPATIMTDPMMADRVYLLPLTVESIEQILEENEIDAVLPTMGGQTALNLCKEVDELGIWEKFNVRLIGVDIKAIDKAEDREQFRQWMIQLGIPVAPARTANSFLEGKEFAQEIGFPLVIRPSFTLGGTGGGFVHSKDDLDEALDRGLKASPIHEVLVEKAVLGWKEYELELLRDKNDNVVIICTVENLDPMGVHTGDSITVAPAMTLSDTAFQDMRNKAMMMMRDLGNFAGGCNVQFALDPATEQLIAIEINPRVSRSSALASKATGYPIAKIAAKLAIGYTLDELENQITKTTSAFFEPALDYVIVKMPRWNFDKFKGADQTLGLQMKSVGEVMAIGRTFPEALQKACQSLENDAIGLGYYGKSLMKSEQLLERLKTPTWDRIFRIKDALMEGMSVKSIHQHTYIDRWFLHQINDIVTMEKQLAEEDLNSITAGMLQDAKKMGFSDKQLAHLLGNCEEEEVYEKRKQLGIVRTYKMVDTCSAEFEAKTPYFYSTFDTQNESIPSEKKKIIVLGSGPNRIGQGIEFDYCCTHGLLAIQECGYDAIMVNCNPETVSTDFDMASKLYFEPVFWENLWEIIELEKPEGVIVQLGGQTALKLAKKLEEKGVRIIGTSFDNMDIAEDRGRFSDMLKELGIPYPNYGTAYNTDEAIEVAKEVGYPVLVRPSYVLGGQRMRIVINEEELEQSVLSLLKHLPGNKILIDHFLDRCQEAEIDAIFDGENFHVMGCMEHIEPAGIHSGDSNAVLPAFNLSPMEVTTMEYYSEKIARALNIRGLINIQFAIKNGQVYVIEANPRASRTTPFIAKAYQVPYLNIATKVMLGEKKLTDFTIEKRLEGFAIKEPVFSFNKFPGVNKELGPEMKSTGEAIRFIKDLRDPYFRTLYKEKSMYLSK; translated from the coding sequence ATGCCAAAAGACTCATCTATCAAATCTGTTCTCATTATTGGTTCTGGTCCTATTATTATTGGTCAGGCTTGCGAATTTGACTATTCCGGCTCACAGGCAGCACGTTCGTTGCGTGAGGAGGGGATAAAAGTGATTTTGATTAATTCCAACCCCGCTACCATTATGACCGACCCTATGATGGCTGATAGGGTGTACCTGCTACCATTGACGGTAGAAAGTATAGAGCAGATTCTCGAGGAAAACGAGATAGATGCGGTACTGCCTACCATGGGAGGACAAACGGCGCTGAACCTTTGTAAGGAGGTAGACGAGCTGGGTATCTGGGAGAAATTTAATGTGCGCCTGATCGGGGTGGACATTAAGGCGATCGACAAAGCTGAAGACAGGGAGCAGTTCCGTCAGTGGATGATCCAATTGGGTATACCGGTAGCACCTGCGCGGACGGCTAACTCGTTCCTGGAGGGTAAGGAGTTTGCTCAGGAGATTGGATTTCCGTTGGTAATACGGCCTTCATTTACGCTGGGAGGTACCGGTGGTGGTTTTGTACACAGCAAGGATGATCTGGACGAAGCGTTGGATCGCGGTCTGAAAGCGTCTCCGATACACGAGGTACTGGTTGAAAAGGCGGTACTGGGCTGGAAGGAGTACGAGCTGGAGTTGCTGCGTGACAAGAATGACAATGTGGTGATCATATGTACGGTAGAGAACCTGGATCCTATGGGGGTACATACCGGGGATTCTATTACGGTAGCGCCTGCTATGACACTGAGCGACACTGCATTCCAGGACATGCGTAACAAGGCCATGATGATGATGCGCGACCTCGGTAACTTTGCTGGTGGTTGTAACGTGCAGTTTGCGCTGGACCCTGCGACGGAACAGTTGATCGCGATAGAGATCAACCCGAGGGTAAGCCGTTCTTCTGCACTGGCATCTAAAGCGACTGGTTATCCGATTGCAAAGATCGCAGCGAAGCTGGCGATCGGTTATACGCTGGATGAGCTGGAGAACCAGATCACCAAAACCACTTCAGCGTTTTTCGAGCCTGCGCTCGATTATGTGATTGTAAAGATGCCCCGTTGGAACTTTGACAAGTTCAAAGGAGCGGATCAGACATTGGGTCTGCAGATGAAATCAGTGGGTGAGGTAATGGCGATCGGCCGTACTTTCCCTGAAGCGTTGCAGAAAGCATGTCAGAGCCTGGAGAACGATGCAATCGGTCTGGGATATTATGGTAAGTCGCTGATGAAGAGCGAGCAATTGCTGGAGCGCCTGAAGACGCCTACCTGGGATCGTATCTTCCGTATTAAAGATGCATTGATGGAAGGTATGTCTGTAAAGAGCATACACCAGCATACTTATATAGATCGTTGGTTTCTGCACCAGATCAACGACATCGTGACGATGGAAAAACAACTGGCGGAAGAGGACCTGAATTCCATTACGGCCGGTATGTTGCAGGACGCGAAGAAGATGGGCTTCTCTGACAAACAGCTGGCTCACTTGTTGGGTAACTGTGAGGAAGAGGAGGTATATGAAAAACGTAAGCAGCTGGGTATTGTCCGTACTTATAAGATGGTAGATACCTGCAGTGCTGAGTTTGAAGCCAAGACGCCTTATTTCTACTCTACTTTTGATACGCAGAACGAGAGCATCCCTTCTGAGAAGAAAAAGATCATCGTATTAGGTTCCGGACCTAACCGTATCGGTCAGGGTATTGAATTTGACTACTGTTGTACGCACGGGTTGCTGGCTATCCAGGAATGTGGTTATGATGCGATCATGGTGAACTGTAATCCTGAGACGGTATCTACCGATTTCGATATGGCGAGCAAGCTGTACTTCGAGCCGGTGTTCTGGGAGAACCTGTGGGAGATCATTGAGCTGGAGAAACCGGAAGGTGTAATTGTGCAACTGGGTGGCCAGACGGCGCTGAAGCTGGCGAAGAAACTGGAAGAGAAAGGTGTCCGTATCATCGGTACTTCCTTTGACAATATGGATATCGCTGAGGACCGTGGTCGTTTCTCTGATATGCTGAAAGAACTGGGTATTCCTTATCCTAACTATGGTACTGCCTACAATACTGATGAGGCGATCGAGGTTGCTAAAGAGGTAGGTTATCCGGTGTTGGTACGTCCTTCTTATGTACTGGGTGGTCAGCGTATGCGTATCGTGATCAACGAGGAGGAGCTGGAGCAATCTGTACTGAGCTTGCTGAAGCACCTACCAGGTAATAAGATCCTGATCGACCACTTCCTTGACAGATGTCAAGAGGCGGAGATCGATGCTATCTTTGACGGTGAGAATTTCCATGTAATGGGTTGTATGGAGCATATTGAACCTGCTGGTATTCACAGTGGAGACAGTAATGCTGTACTGCCTGCGTTCAACCTTTCTCCGATGGAGGTGACTACAATGGAATACTACTCTGAGAAGATTGCGCGTGCGTTGAATATCCGTGGTTTGATCAACATCCAGTTCGCCATCAAAAACGGGCAGGTATATGTGATCGAAGCAAACCCACGTGCTTCCCGTACTACGCCATTCATTGCCAAAGCATACCAGGTACCTTACCTGAACATTGCGACCAAGGTAATGCTGGGAGAGAAGAAACTGACTGATTTTACGATAGAGAAACGTCTGGAAGGTTTTGCGATCAAGGAGCCTGTGTTCTCCTTCAATAAGTTCCCAGGTGTGAACAAGGAATTAGGCCCTGAGATGAAATCTACCGGGGAGGCTATCCGCTTTATCAAAGACCTGCGTGATCCTTATTTCCGCACTTTGTATAAGGAGAAGAGCATGTACCTGAGTAAATAA
- a CDS encoding MFS transporter translates to MIQELTLDNSSKRAARIAVSALFFLTGLCFSSWASRIPAIQQSLHLSDGGLGGILLALPIGSLISMPVAGWLVSRFGSRQVLMVTALLYAALLPTLGLVQASWQLFGCLLTFGFVGSLANISVNTQAVAVEKMYNRSIMASFHGLWSLAGFTGAAIGAAMGAGRVAPYQHFLLITAIAWIIVVSSIRHVVAHDSAPQERKAMFARPDGLLMILGIIAFCSMICEGAMFDWSGVYFKKVVMVPDGMSGVGYAAFMSTMAGFRFIADFLTTKLGRRRMLQFSGAFTAGGLLIAVCFPYFYSAIFGFLLVGAGVSAVVPLVYSGAGKSKKLSPGMALATVSTIGYLGFLMGPPLIGFVSEATNLMVSFSIIAVMGMCIAIMGSRVE, encoded by the coding sequence ATGATCCAGGAGTTGACATTGGACAATTCGTCTAAACGGGCGGCGCGTATAGCGGTGAGTGCCCTCTTCTTTTTGACGGGGCTTTGCTTTTCGAGCTGGGCTTCGCGTATACCTGCGATACAGCAATCCCTGCATTTGTCTGATGGAGGACTGGGAGGGATATTGTTGGCGTTGCCGATAGGTTCGTTGATATCGATGCCGGTAGCGGGATGGTTGGTAAGCCGATTTGGGAGCCGGCAGGTGTTGATGGTGACGGCCTTACTATACGCGGCTTTGTTGCCGACATTGGGGTTGGTGCAGGCTTCCTGGCAGTTGTTTGGCTGTCTGCTGACCTTTGGGTTTGTGGGTAGTTTGGCGAACATATCCGTTAATACGCAGGCGGTAGCGGTGGAGAAGATGTATAACCGATCTATAATGGCATCCTTTCACGGTTTGTGGAGTCTGGCCGGATTTACCGGGGCGGCCATAGGTGCTGCGATGGGAGCGGGGAGGGTGGCACCTTACCAGCATTTTCTGTTGATCACGGCGATTGCGTGGATTATAGTAGTTAGTAGTATACGGCATGTGGTGGCACATGATTCGGCGCCGCAGGAGCGGAAGGCGATGTTTGCCCGTCCGGATGGTCTGTTGATGATATTAGGGATCATTGCTTTTTGTTCGATGATCTGTGAGGGGGCTATGTTTGACTGGAGTGGTGTTTATTTCAAGAAGGTAGTAATGGTACCGGATGGTATGTCGGGTGTGGGATATGCGGCCTTTATGAGTACGATGGCTGGTTTCCGGTTTATTGCAGATTTTCTGACCACTAAACTGGGACGCCGGAGGATGTTGCAGTTCAGTGGGGCTTTCACTGCTGGTGGCTTGTTGATCGCGGTATGTTTTCCTTATTTCTATAGTGCCATATTTGGATTTCTGTTAGTGGGTGCGGGGGTATCTGCGGTAGTACCGCTGGTATACAGTGGGGCCGGGAAGTCCAAAAAGCTTTCCCCGGGTATGGCGTTGGCAACGGTATCTACTATTGGTTACCTGGGTTTCTTAATGGGGCCGCCGCTGATAGGTTTTGTGTCGGAGGCTACCAACCTGATGGTATCTTTTTCCATTATAGCTGTGATGGGGATGTGTATCGCCATTATGGGCTCCAGGGTGGAATGA
- a CDS encoding PD40 domain-containing protein: MRKNPLGIMGCALVLSLSTATQQESLLIRSPSVSNKHISFTYAGDIWVADRDGQHLHRITVNPDSETEPMLSPDGKWIALYRH; this comes from the coding sequence ATGCGAAAGAATCCCCTTGGTATAATGGGTTGTGCGTTAGTGTTATCCCTCTCAACTGCTACACAACAGGAAAGCTTATTAATACGAAGCCCATCTGTCAGCAACAAACACATCTCCTTTACATATGCCGGCGACATATGGGTAGCCGATCGGGACGGGCAACATCTCCATCGCATCACCGTCAATCCGGATAGCGAAACAGAACCCATGCTCTCGCCCGATGGCAAATGGATCGCTTTATATAGACATTAG